TCTGTCCTTTTGGTCAAATTGTCCAATTACCTGATATTGTTTTCCGTTTTTGATGAAATACCCAAAACGCTGTCCGCTTAAAGAAAGCTGTAAAGTCTGTGCAATATCAAGAATTGAAATTCCTAAACTTTCTGCTTTTGCTCGGTCAATTGTAACGTTGATTTCTGGCTTGTTAAATTTCAGGTTTACATCTGTAGTAGAAAATACATCGCTTTTACTCACTTCATTCATAAAAACAGGGATTTTCTCTCGTAACTTATCAAAGTTAGGAGCCTGAATAATGTATTGTATCGGAAGACCTCCACGTCTGTTAACTGCAATTGTTGGCTGTTGTGTTACCGAAGTTTTAGCATTAGGATATTGTTTTGTCCATTTGGTCAACTGATCAGCAATTTCTTTTTGTGATTTTGTTCTTTCGTCAACATCTTTTAAGGTAAGCCTTACCAATCCGCTGTTTACGGAGTTTGAACTAAATCCTGGTGAAGTAATAACCAAACTAACTTTTTTCTCTGGAATCGAGTCATCAATTAATTTAGAAATTTCCTGCATAAATTTATCTGTGTACTCATAAGAAGAACCTTCAGGAGTAGTCATACGCATGGTTACAGAACTACGATCGTCATACGGAGCAGTTTCTTTTGGAAGAATAGTAAAAAATAAGTAAATCAATCCAAAACAAGCAATCAGGATTGGGAAACTAATCCATTTTCGATCCATGAATTTTGTCAGCGCTTCGGCATAACTGCTATTCATTTTTTCGAAGAATGGCTCTGTTTTAATATAAAATTTTGATTTTTTCTGCTCGCCGCCTTTCATTAAATAAGCATTCAGCATTGGCGTTAAAGTCAATGATACAAAAGCAGAAATTAATACTGCGGCTCCAATTACGACCCCAAATTCTCTAAAGAGTCGGCCAACGAAACCTTCTAAGAAAATTACGGGTAAGAATACTGCAGCAAGTGTTACCGAAATCGAAATTACGGCATAGAAAATTTCATTAGAACCTTTAATCGCAGCCTCAATTGGCGACATGCCTTCTTCGACTTTTTTGAAAATGTTTTCAGTTACTACAATTCCGTCATCTACCACCAGACCAGTTGCTAAAACAATAGCTAATAAGGTCAAAACGTTGATAGAGAATCCGAAAAGCCACATAATGAAAAAAGTGGCAATTAAAGAAACAGGAATATCAATTAAAGGCCTGAAAGCAATAGCCCAGTCTCTAAAAAACAGATAAATGATAATGATAACCAGTATAATTGAAATACCTAAAGTTTCGGCTACCTCAAGTACTGATTTTTTTACGAAAATGGTATTGTCAAGAGCAATGTTAAGTTTGATATCTTTAGGAAGATCTTTCTTTAAAGCTTCGTATTTTTTATAAAATTCGGCCGAAATGTCTAGATAATTTGCTCCCGGCATAGGAACAATAGCAAGACCGATCAATGGAAGTCCAGATTGGCTTAATTTGGTTTCTAAATTTTCTGGCCCTAATTCAGCTCCTCCGATATCACTTAAACGGACAATTTTATCACCGTCAGTACGAATAATGATATTATTGAATTCTTCTGGTTTAGAAAGGTTTCCAACAGTTTTTACTGTTAACTCGGTATTGTTTCCAGTTAATTTTCCAGAAGGCAATTCGACATTTTGTGAATTTAAAGCTGTACGAACATCTGCAACAGTACAGCCGTAAGCAGAAAGTTTTGCGGGATCAATCCACAAACGCATCGCATAACGTTTTTGTCCCCAGATTTGTACAGCGCTAACACCTGGAATTGTTTCCAATCGCTGCGAAATAACGTTCTCTGCATAATCACTCAATTCTAAAGAACTTCTTGTGTCACTTTGAACAGTCATCGAAATAATAGCTTCACTGTCTGCATCGGCCTTAGATACAACAGGCGGGGCATCAATATCCTGAGGTAAACTTCTAATGGCTTGCGAAACTTTATCACGAACATCGTTTGCTGCTTCTTCTAAATCTTTATCAAGATTAAATTCTATTGTAATGTTACTGCTTCCTTGGTTACTAGAGGAAGTAATGTTTCTGATTCCGTCAATTGCATTAACAGCTTTTTCAAGAGGTTCTGTAATTTGCGACTCAATAATATCAGAATTTGCACCTGTATAATTGGTACGGATGGATACCTGCGCAGGGTCAATAGAAGGAAATTCTCTGACTCCTAAAAAAGTATAACCAATAAAACCGAATAAAATAATTAGTAAATTCAGTACTATGGTTAAAACAGGTCTTTTTATGCTTGTAGTTGATAAACTCATATAAGATTTATGATTTTAGAGTTCGGATTTTAGATTTTGATGAGCATTTTTAAAACTCATAACCTATAATTCAAAACTCATAACTTTGAATTATTTTACTTTAACTTTGATGGGAGCTTCATCTTTTAAAGACATTACTCCGCTTGTAATTAAAGTATCTCCTGGTTTTAATCCTGATAGAATTAAAATAGAAGAATCAGTTCTTGTTGTTGCATCAACCATTACTTCTTTTGCTTGTCCGTTATTGGCAACAAATACTTTTTTACCGTCTTGAATTGGCACAATAGCTTGAGAAGGAACTACAATAGCGTCTTTTATAA
The Flavobacterium humidisoli DNA segment above includes these coding regions:
- a CDS encoding efflux RND transporter permease subunit, coding for MSLSTTSIKRPVLTIVLNLLIILFGFIGYTFLGVREFPSIDPAQVSIRTNYTGANSDIIESQITEPLEKAVNAIDGIRNITSSSNQGSSNITIEFNLDKDLEEAANDVRDKVSQAIRSLPQDIDAPPVVSKADADSEAIISMTVQSDTRSSLELSDYAENVISQRLETIPGVSAVQIWGQKRYAMRLWIDPAKLSAYGCTVADVRTALNSQNVELPSGKLTGNNTELTVKTVGNLSKPEEFNNIIIRTDGDKIVRLSDIGGAELGPENLETKLSQSGLPLIGLAIVPMPGANYLDISAEFYKKYEALKKDLPKDIKLNIALDNTIFVKKSVLEVAETLGISIILVIIIIYLFFRDWAIAFRPLIDIPVSLIATFFIMWLFGFSINVLTLLAIVLATGLVVDDGIVVTENIFKKVEEGMSPIEAAIKGSNEIFYAVISISVTLAAVFLPVIFLEGFVGRLFREFGVVIGAAVLISAFVSLTLTPMLNAYLMKGGEQKKSKFYIKTEPFFEKMNSSYAEALTKFMDRKWISFPILIACFGLIYLFFTILPKETAPYDDRSSVTMRMTTPEGSSYEYTDKFMQEISKLIDDSIPEKKVSLVITSPGFSSNSVNSGLVRLTLKDVDERTKSQKEIADQLTKWTKQYPNAKTSVTQQPTIAVNRRGGLPIQYIIQAPNFDKLREKIPVFMNEVSKSDVFSTTDVNLKFNKPEINVTIDRAKAESLGISILDIAQTLQLSLSGQRFGYFIKNGKQYQVIGQFDQKDRSKPLDLTSMFVKNKNGELIQMDNVVNVYEQSNPPQLYHNNRYMSATVSAGLAPGKSMGEGIEEMDRIKAKVLDESFTTDLAGESRDFVESSSNTSFAFGLALLLIFLILAAQFESFIDPFIIILTVPMAVAGALFSLWLFNQTWNIFSQIGTVMLIGLVTKNGILIVEFANQLREQGKPKLEAILEASEARLRPILMTSLAIALGALPIALSLGAASTSRIGMGVVIVGGTIFSLALTLFVIPAIYFMWSRARKHYPEFDHIDEYERESIK